One window of Nicotiana tomentosiformis chromosome 11, ASM39032v3, whole genome shotgun sequence genomic DNA carries:
- the LOC138901865 gene encoding uncharacterized protein, with protein MIFKDIHEARKMINLYSLANGYDLQQVKSDTTRLRFFRGGVKFKTLEPEHTCEPAFENQRVDANTIAAYFQKGLQDNPKIKVKEMRASLKAAFNINVSESKCKRAKKMILEKLEGSFSDEYNKLVAYANELKLSNPGSDVIINLSKDALEEGKRRRWGSGEYRKFLWWVKWSTYEEDFKDQIKSMSQVDDDGKEVVEDLLKYLPKCWSRAFFDTVCKNQSVDNNLTESFNAWILQARHKPIIKMLEDIRIKVMNMVTEHEAEVMTWRNEYSPKTMELYNQFMRIALKCHFNGSADNGYEVTESSDRHIVNLRLKKCTCRAWDLCSIPCSHAICALLYKKVDPLSEIHWYLTNESYLLTYSHKLQPVRE; from the exons ATGATATTTAAAGATATACATGAAGCTAGGAAAATGATCAACTTGTATTCTCTTGCAAATGGATATGACTTGCAGCAAGTTAAAAGTGACACAACAAGACTTAG ATTCTTCAGGGGTGGGGTTAAATTCAAGACTTTAGAGCCTGAGCACACATGTGAACCTGCATTTGAGAATCAAAGAGTTGATGCAAATACAATAGCTGCTTACTTTCAAAAAGGCTTGCAAGATAATCCCAAAATTAAGGTTAAAGAGATGAGGGCAAGCTTGAAAGCTGCATTTAATATAAATGTTAGTGAATCTAAGTGCAAAAGGGCGAAGAAAATGATTTTGGAGAAACTTGAAGGTAGTTTTTCAGATGAATATAATAAGCTTGTTGCCTATGCCAATGAACTGAAACTTAGCAATCCTGGGAGTGATGTGATAATTAACTTATCAAAAGATGCTCTTGAAGAAGGCAAAAGGAG GAGATGGGGGTCTGGTGAGTACAGAAAATTCCTTTGGTGGGTTAAATGGAGTACTTATGAAGAGGACTTCAAAGATCAGATAAAAAGTATGAGTCAAGTAGATGATGATGGAAAGGAAGTTGTTGAGGATTTGTTAAAGTATCTACCAAAATGTTGGAGTAGGGCATTCTTTGATACTGTTTGCAAGAACCAGTCTGTGGATAACAACTTGACTGAGTCATTCAATGCATGGATCTTGCAAGCAAGGCACAAGCCAATCATTAAGATGCTTGAGGATATTAGAATCAAGGTGATGAACATGGTTACTGAACATGAAGCTGAGGTGATGACATGGAGAAATGAGTACAGTCCCAAAACTATGGAGTTGTACAACCAATTCATGAGGATTGCATTGAAGTGTCATTTCAATGGCAGTGCAGACAATGGATATGAGgtgactgaaagtagtgacaggCACATTGTGAATCTGAGGTTAAAGAAATGTACCTGCAGGGCATGGGATCTTTGTAGCATTCCATGTTCTCATGCAATATGTGCATTATTGTACAAGAAAGTAGACCCTCTAAGTGAGATTCATTGGTACCTTACCAATGAGTCTTATCTCCTAACTTATTCACATAAGTTACAACCAGTAAGAGAATAA